Proteins from one Telopea speciosissima isolate NSW1024214 ecotype Mountain lineage chromosome 1, Tspe_v1, whole genome shotgun sequence genomic window:
- the LOC122648632 gene encoding classical arabinogalactan protein 4-like encodes MALNRAMLALTLCLALVASCIAQSPAAAPTTTPAPPTTTATPPTSVAVPPTVMTTPPASSPAPAVSAPPTMTPPPASVPTMSPGLPPSPPAPMAPSPSTGPSPSVAAPPSESPVGSNPASGASVHGSSLALLALFGGVALFV; translated from the coding sequence ATGGCTCTCAACCGTGCCATGCTTGCTCTCACACTGTGTCTTGCTCTTGTGGCCTCATGCATTGCTCAATCACCTGCTGCTGCGCCTACAACAACACCAGCTCCACCCACCACAACGGCCACACCACCTACAAGTGTTGCAGTTCCACCTACTGTCATGACTACTCCACCGGCTTCTTCGCCGGCTCCGGCCGTGTCAGCTCCTCCAACTATGACTCCTCCACCGGCATCTGTACCAACAATGTCACCAGGACTTCCACCTTCACCACCTGCACCTATGGCACCTTCTCCTAGCACTGGACCCTCACCAAGTGTGGCTGCGCCGCCCAGTGAATCACCGGTGGGATCTAATCCTGCCTCCGGTGCATCTGTTCATGGAAGTAGCTTGGCTTTGCTAGCTTTGTTTGGAGGAGTCGCACTTTTTGTCTAG